In one Pseudomonas tensinigenes genomic region, the following are encoded:
- a CDS encoding GNAT family N-acetyltransferase — MEPLILRNYRDSDAEAVSVLFRQVYGDHYVQPHVYLPHMISQNHADKRWHSLVAVTGEQICGHATLFRDTHSPIAELALSVVHPDTRGQNIATRLGQQLLTHAQALGCHNVSIKQVTHHPYTQRMAINLGFQNTGLLPDYVPSPFGSPAPESIVVGCRMIDGYRRPLPRQTWPDSCRDFMQHLCRAFGTQERTSRWHGAAIRLEQHANRYDMYLKHLRPALLEQIRELPRHWLISIRLRLSQQFAWDLSRLAAVGFVFTGLAPAEGKEEGWLALFHRGYRLRGLTLQCPHMQQLHDQAQQQLALHLSETPR; from the coding sequence ATGGAACCGTTGATTCTGCGTAACTATCGCGACAGCGATGCCGAGGCCGTCAGTGTGCTGTTCCGTCAGGTGTATGGCGACCATTACGTGCAACCCCATGTCTACCTGCCGCACATGATCAGCCAGAACCACGCCGACAAACGCTGGCACTCGCTGGTCGCGGTGACCGGCGAACAGATCTGCGGGCACGCCACACTGTTTCGCGACACCCACTCACCCATCGCGGAACTGGCCCTGAGCGTGGTTCACCCTGATACCCGGGGCCAAAACATTGCCACCCGCCTGGGCCAGCAACTGCTGACTCACGCACAGGCGCTGGGCTGTCACAACGTATCGATCAAGCAAGTGACTCATCATCCGTATACGCAGCGGATGGCCATCAACCTCGGTTTTCAAAACACCGGATTGCTGCCCGATTACGTCCCATCGCCCTTCGGCAGCCCGGCGCCAGAGTCGATCGTTGTGGGTTGCCGCATGATTGACGGCTATCGCCGCCCGCTGCCCCGACAGACCTGGCCAGACAGTTGCCGGGACTTCATGCAGCATTTATGTCGGGCTTTCGGTACGCAGGAACGAACCAGTCGCTGGCATGGTGCAGCGATTCGTCTGGAACAACACGCTAATCGTTATGACATGTACCTCAAGCATCTGCGGCCCGCCCTGCTTGAACAGATACGCGAATTGCCCCGGCACTGGCTGATTTCGATCCGGCTCAGACTGTCACAGCAATTTGCCTGGGACCTGAGCAGGCTCGCAGCTGTCGGATTTGTCTTTACCGGGCTGGCACCCGCCGAAGGCAAGGAAGAGGGATGGCTGGCACTGTTTCACCGAGGTTACCGGCTGCGCGGGTTGACACTGCAATGCCCGCACATGCAGCAGTTACATGATCAGGCTCAGCAGCAACTCGCCCTGCACCTGAGCGAAACGCCGCGGTGA
- a CDS encoding MFS transporter, translating to MQRTLITIGRRQVIGFCLALTAFELLTYMASDLVMPAMLDVTTELQADIRHVPNAFNLYLLGGICLQWLMGPLSDRWGRRRLLLIGCAIFGVACSAAFAAHSIEAFNLLRLLQGMGLGFVISVSYPALQEVFCEADAVRLMALLGNVALLSPLLGPLLGSLLLQWLNWRELFLALGLVAAMVWLGLYAWMPETVGVIRRDGQHQAPIPFSLKRTRQRYLALLGNRRFFGASLALGLMSLPLIAWIGLSPILLIQLLGQTPLEYGLWQMPIFSAVIVGNLILNRLLVTHALPELIRIGLWPLCMGLVALLGCALLAAGPVPVVASLALYGVGLGICNATLYRLALFCTEDSKGLVSAMIGMISIAVMGLGASLIAAIGGGTRLDFFALLSALGGLTCLPLLHGFLHDAKAASTKAQ from the coding sequence ATGCAGAGAACACTTATAACAATCGGGCGACGCCAGGTTATCGGATTTTGTCTGGCACTGACTGCGTTTGAACTGCTGACGTATATGGCCAGTGACCTGGTCATGCCGGCCATGCTGGATGTCACGACAGAACTTCAGGCCGACATTCGACATGTTCCCAACGCCTTCAATCTCTACTTGCTGGGGGGTATCTGCCTGCAATGGTTGATGGGGCCGCTCTCTGATCGTTGGGGGCGACGACGCCTGTTATTGATCGGATGTGCAATATTCGGTGTGGCCTGTTCGGCCGCTTTTGCCGCTCACAGCATTGAAGCTTTCAATCTGTTGCGCCTGCTACAGGGTATGGGACTGGGCTTCGTCATTTCGGTCAGTTATCCGGCACTGCAGGAGGTGTTCTGCGAGGCTGATGCCGTACGTCTCATGGCCTTGCTCGGCAATGTCGCGCTGCTGTCACCGTTGCTGGGGCCGTTGCTGGGCAGCCTGCTTCTGCAATGGCTGAACTGGCGCGAGTTGTTTTTGGCGTTAGGCCTTGTCGCAGCGATGGTCTGGCTGGGGCTCTACGCCTGGATGCCGGAAACCGTGGGCGTCATACGTCGTGATGGGCAACATCAGGCGCCGATACCTTTTTCCCTGAAACGCACGCGACAGCGCTACCTTGCCTTGCTCGGCAATCGCCGGTTCTTCGGTGCGAGCCTTGCGTTAGGGCTGATGAGCCTCCCCCTGATCGCCTGGATCGGCCTGTCGCCGATACTGCTGATCCAGCTGCTGGGCCAGACGCCACTGGAATACGGGCTGTGGCAGATGCCGATTTTCTCCGCCGTCATCGTCGGCAACCTGATTCTTAACCGCTTACTGGTCACGCACGCCTTGCCCGAGTTGATCAGGATCGGCCTCTGGCCGCTGTGCATGGGGCTCGTGGCGTTGCTCGGTTGCGCATTATTGGCTGCCGGCCCCGTACCGGTGGTGGCCAGCCTGGCGCTCTACGGCGTCGGACTGGGCATCTGCAACGCCACTCTGTATCGACTGGCGCTGTTCTGTACCGAGGACAGCAAAGGGTTGGTCTCGGCCATGATCGGCATGATCTCCATCGCCGTCATGGGCCTCGGCGCCTCACTCATTGCCGCGATCGGCGGCGGCACACGCCTTGACTTCTTTGCGCTCTTGTCCGCCCTCGGTGGCCTGACATGCCTGCCCTTGCTGCACGGGTTCTTGCACGACGCCAAAGCCGCTTCTACCAAAGCTCAATAA
- a CDS encoding phenylacetate--CoA ligase family protein, with the protein MKTSEPLNELITFARQHSPFYAKHLADVPHQVTSLTQLPLIEPLAYWQNSQSLDHWPVLTATHERALVFKTGGSTSAGKLSVYTQREWRRLVTEFGTSLSSQFKPGDRVANLFFAGDLYASFLFIHDSLAHVAVNITEFPFTGDVDSCVLAQSIEQHRINVLAGLPAHLLTFAEWLKRREQTMPGIDTLLYGGESLFASQRELLERAFPDARIASIGYASVDAGFIGSSQRDCEEDEHRMHEHHALLEIIDEHSGEVIETCDRTGLLVLTNLDRRLMPLIRYPVGDRACWREPPGAAQRKFALKGRSASSQRVRVGIVSLIPEDIGQMTRSIAASDDWQLVIEQSGHRDVLKLRWVATAQSPATTEVDRQLRTELIAHYPLIAQLQTDHLLVLHIECCSLEDLPRHPRSGKCLRVLDLRCYGTRNKEVPDGTVDSA; encoded by the coding sequence TTGAAAACTTCTGAACCGCTGAACGAGTTGATCACTTTCGCTCGTCAGCATTCGCCGTTCTATGCGAAACATCTGGCAGATGTACCCCATCAAGTAACTTCACTGACGCAACTGCCGCTGATTGAGCCTCTTGCTTATTGGCAAAACAGTCAGTCACTGGATCATTGGCCGGTACTGACCGCGACCCACGAGCGCGCACTGGTGTTCAAAACCGGCGGTTCGACCAGCGCCGGAAAACTCTCCGTGTATACCCAGCGCGAGTGGCGTCGTTTGGTAACCGAGTTCGGCACAAGCCTCAGCTCGCAGTTCAAACCGGGTGATCGGGTAGCCAATCTGTTCTTCGCCGGCGACTTGTATGCCAGCTTCCTGTTCATCCACGATTCATTGGCGCATGTCGCCGTGAATATCACCGAGTTTCCGTTCACCGGCGACGTCGACTCATGTGTTCTGGCGCAATCGATCGAGCAGCACCGGATCAATGTGCTGGCAGGTTTGCCCGCCCACCTGCTGACGTTCGCCGAATGGCTCAAACGCCGGGAGCAAACAATGCCCGGCATCGACACCCTTCTGTATGGCGGTGAAAGCCTGTTCGCGTCGCAGCGCGAACTGCTCGAACGAGCGTTCCCCGATGCGCGCATTGCGTCGATCGGTTACGCCAGCGTCGATGCGGGCTTCATCGGCAGCAGCCAGCGCGACTGTGAAGAAGACGAGCATCGCATGCATGAGCACCACGCCCTGCTGGAGATCATCGATGAACACTCCGGCGAAGTCATCGAGACCTGCGATCGCACCGGTTTGTTGGTGTTGACCAATCTTGACCGGCGCTTGATGCCGCTGATTCGCTACCCGGTTGGCGACCGGGCCTGTTGGCGAGAGCCCCCCGGCGCAGCGCAACGCAAATTCGCCCTGAAGGGCCGTAGCGCCAGCAGTCAACGCGTTCGCGTGGGGATTGTGTCACTGATACCAGAAGACATCGGCCAGATGACCCGAAGCATCGCCGCCAGCGATGATTGGCAATTGGTCATTGAACAGTCCGGGCACAGGGATGTGCTGAAGCTGAGATGGGTGGCGACCGCGCAATCTCCTGCCACGACCGAGGTCGATCGGCAGCTGAGAACCGAGTTGATCGCGCATTACCCGTTGATCGCGCAACTGCAGACCGATCATCTGTTGGTCCTGCACATCGAGTGCTGCTCGCTTGAGGATCTGCCGCGCCACCCCCGCTCGGGCAAATGCCTGCGCGTGCTCGATCTGCGCTGCTATGGAACGAGGAACAAGGAGGTGCCGGATGGAACCGTTGATTCTGCGTAA
- a CDS encoding fe2+ zn2+ uptake regulation protein encodes MYNSHLPMDGSQAPQGASMSPHASDFGQRGERHGNERIRLLLKSFGLRTSLIRLKVIDALLLAAQSDRRLGVRGVHSQLLDLDIPLSFLSVREVLKRLCAEGVITFNADKSYSLHPQAAAVLNND; translated from the coding sequence ATGTACAACTCGCACCTACCAATGGACGGTAGCCAGGCCCCCCAAGGAGCTTCCATGAGCCCACACGCGAGCGATTTCGGGCAACGCGGCGAACGTCACGGTAACGAACGCATTCGCCTGTTGCTGAAGAGTTTCGGTCTGCGCACCAGCCTGATTCGCCTGAAAGTCATCGACGCGCTGCTGCTGGCGGCGCAAAGCGACCGTCGCCTGGGGGTACGCGGTGTCCACAGCCAATTGCTGGATCTGGATATTCCGCTGTCCTTCCTCAGCGTACGCGAAGTGCTCAAGCGTTTGTGCGCCGAAGGTGTGATCACCTTCAATGCGGACAAGAGCTACAGCCTGCATCCACAGGCTGCTGCCGTCCTCAACAACGATTGA
- a CDS encoding methyl-accepting chemotaxis protein: MPALRTIQARYTLFLVLFILLLSVLTVVGISQLVAPKLRHTEEQVVLNRIAEVAEQIQGELNKVQAQQRSITQTIPLLDSAAIDSVLPGLVDQYGELKVFGGGIWPLPGQREAGRNKFSTFWHRDASGKLAVNTFWNSDAAPNYYDQSWYKGGMATPRGQCAWAAAYKDDASAEPRTNCAMAIQKNGNAWGVSTIDVTLGFFNDLVARKEKDLNAEMLIVEADGKIISNSSRISGPIVLKNISELAASSTFASQVKAGLQNREQAQRVEFDNEGQDSTFFMRPIEGTPWFLATALPTKMLTAQRDDVLSTLSLLQIPMVILLVLLQLYAIRQLVQRMKALKANIDLLSSGDADLTRRITIRAEDELGAIGHSVNTFIAYLQNMIGEVTQATGAMASSLDNLQRTSAHTSQILLRHASETDQTVTAITEMSSTAESVAQNAAETAAFTQRANENADRSRVVVGEATNSVVALIDEVASATHKVENMQQDAQRITEILGVIGAIAGQTNLLALNAAIEAARAGEQGRGFAVVADEVRALAARTQASTSEINEMLTRLTQGVSSSVSAMENTQASCQSAADATARVNSGLDEMAGSVSHINSLSTQIATAAEQQSAVTEEINRSMVQIRHMVDELVQSGKASELNTHQLLEANSRVSAIMGRFKVR; this comes from the coding sequence ATGCCCGCACTCCGCACTATTCAGGCTCGTTACACGCTGTTTCTGGTTCTGTTCATCCTGTTGCTGTCGGTACTGACCGTGGTCGGCATCAGCCAACTGGTCGCCCCCAAACTGCGTCACACCGAAGAACAGGTAGTGCTCAACCGCATCGCCGAAGTGGCCGAGCAGATTCAGGGCGAGTTGAACAAAGTGCAGGCGCAACAGCGCAGCATCACCCAGACCATCCCGTTACTCGACAGCGCAGCCATCGACTCGGTGTTGCCGGGGCTGGTGGATCAGTACGGCGAGCTGAAAGTATTCGGCGGCGGGATCTGGCCGCTGCCGGGGCAGCGTGAAGCCGGGCGTAACAAATTCAGTACGTTCTGGCACCGCGACGCGTCGGGCAAACTGGCGGTGAACACATTCTGGAACAGCGACGCGGCGCCCAACTATTACGACCAGAGCTGGTACAAGGGTGGCATGGCCACGCCACGCGGTCAGTGCGCATGGGCAGCGGCTTACAAGGACGACGCCAGCGCCGAACCGCGCACCAACTGCGCCATGGCGATCCAGAAAAACGGCAACGCCTGGGGCGTATCGACCATTGACGTGACGCTAGGCTTCTTCAACGACCTGGTGGCTCGCAAGGAAAAAGACCTCAACGCCGAAATGCTCATCGTCGAGGCTGACGGCAAGATCATCAGCAACAGCTCGCGTATCAGCGGCCCCATCGTGCTGAAAAACATCAGTGAACTGGCCGCCAGTTCGACCTTCGCCAGCCAGGTCAAGGCCGGCCTGCAAAACCGCGAGCAGGCGCAACGTGTCGAATTCGACAACGAAGGCCAGGACAGTACTTTTTTCATGCGCCCGATCGAGGGTACGCCGTGGTTCCTGGCGACCGCCCTGCCGACCAAAATGCTCACTGCCCAACGTGACGACGTCCTCAGCACTCTGAGCCTGTTGCAGATTCCGATGGTGATTTTGTTGGTGCTGCTGCAGCTGTATGCGATCCGTCAGTTGGTGCAGCGCATGAAAGCGTTGAAAGCCAACATTGATTTGCTGTCCAGCGGCGATGCCGATCTGACCCGACGCATCACCATCCGCGCCGAGGACGAACTCGGCGCGATCGGACACTCGGTCAATACCTTCATCGCCTACCTGCAAAACATGATCGGCGAAGTCACCCAGGCCACGGGGGCAATGGCGTCGAGCCTCGACAACCTGCAACGCACCTCGGCCCACACCAGCCAGATCCTGCTGCGTCACGCCTCGGAAACCGATCAGACCGTTACCGCCATTACCGAGATGAGTTCAACTGCCGAGAGCGTCGCGCAAAACGCCGCCGAGACCGCTGCGTTTACACAGCGCGCCAACGAAAACGCCGACCGTTCACGTGTGGTCGTGGGCGAGGCGACCAACAGTGTGGTGGCGCTGATCGACGAAGTGGCCAGCGCCACACATAAAGTTGAAAACATGCAACAGGATGCGCAGCGCATCACCGAGATCCTCGGGGTGATCGGCGCGATTGCCGGCCAGACCAACCTGCTGGCCCTCAACGCGGCCATCGAAGCGGCTCGTGCCGGTGAACAGGGTCGAGGGTTTGCCGTGGTGGCCGACGAAGTCCGCGCCCTCGCCGCCCGGACACAGGCCAGTACGTCCGAAATCAACGAAATGTTGACCCGCCTGACGCAGGGCGTGAGCTCGTCGGTCAGCGCCATGGAAAACACCCAGGCCAGCTGTCAGTCGGCTGCCGACGCCACTGCCCGGGTCAACTCGGGCCTGGATGAAATGGCCGGTTCGGTCAGCCACATCAACAGCCTCAGCACGCAGATCGCCACGGCCGCCGAGCAACAAAGCGCCGTGACCGAAGAGATCAACCGCAGCATGGTGCAGATCCGCCACATGGTCGATGAGCTGGTGCAGAGCGGCAAGGCCAGCGAGCTCAACACCCACCAACTGCTTGAGGCCAATAGCCGGGTGAGCGCGATCATGGGGCGTTTTAAAGTCCGTTGA
- a CDS encoding acyl-protein synthase has protein sequence MIHLPSSDALCALPRPYCQDSVPPGLFDRAMAEISRFHCQQTPGYEAWINANGLHLNDLDSLDDWSRLPPVFANFFKQRLLLSSVGEDALELTSSGTSGQKSRMRYDERSLAGAQWMVAQIFRHYGWDTADTPCNYLLLSYEPQGRISLGTSFTDQFLCRFAPVNRVVYALRSTGEGHQFDVFGVISALQAFAEEGLPVRILGFPAFLWQALQRMQALCMPDLELPAESLVFFGGGWKTRAADEIPRQQLYSAIHRQLGIEISRCRDGYGAVEHAVPYIECARHRFHVPVYSKVFVRNPTDFCVQPYGQQGLLGFVSPYISSSPAHSVVMSDLATLHPGTSCDCGLASDWFELHGRAGTTAGRSCAMAAAQLLGSH, from the coding sequence ATGATTCACTTACCCTCAAGCGACGCGCTCTGCGCATTGCCGCGCCCTTACTGTCAAGACTCCGTACCGCCGGGGTTGTTCGACCGGGCCATGGCCGAGATCAGCCGCTTTCACTGCCAGCAAACACCCGGCTATGAAGCCTGGATCAATGCCAACGGACTGCACCTCAATGATCTCGACAGTCTCGATGACTGGTCACGATTGCCCCCTGTCTTCGCCAACTTTTTCAAGCAGCGACTGTTGCTCAGCAGCGTCGGCGAGGACGCACTGGAACTGACATCCTCCGGCACCAGCGGACAGAAAAGCCGTATGCGTTACGACGAACGCAGTCTGGCGGGTGCGCAATGGATGGTTGCGCAGATATTTCGGCATTACGGCTGGGACACCGCGGATACGCCCTGCAACTACTTGCTGCTGAGCTACGAGCCACAAGGCCGGATCAGCCTGGGCACCTCGTTCACCGATCAGTTCCTGTGCCGTTTCGCCCCGGTCAACCGTGTGGTCTACGCCCTGCGCAGCACTGGCGAGGGTCATCAGTTTGACGTTTTCGGCGTCATCAGTGCCTTACAGGCGTTTGCCGAAGAAGGTCTGCCGGTGCGAATCCTCGGCTTCCCGGCGTTTCTCTGGCAGGCCCTGCAACGCATGCAGGCCCTCTGCATGCCAGACCTTGAGCTGCCTGCAGAGTCGCTGGTGTTTTTCGGCGGCGGCTGGAAAACCCGGGCCGCCGATGAAATCCCCAGGCAGCAGTTGTACAGCGCCATCCATCGTCAGCTGGGCATTGAAATATCCCGATGCCGCGATGGCTATGGTGCCGTGGAGCACGCCGTGCCTTACATCGAATGTGCCCGGCATCGTTTCCATGTCCCGGTCTACTCAAAGGTGTTCGTACGCAATCCGACGGACTTCTGCGTTCAGCCTTATGGCCAGCAAGGCTTGCTCGGATTCGTCTCGCCCTACATTTCTTCCAGCCCTGCACACTCGGTGGTGATGAGCGATCTGGCAACGCTGCACCCTGGCACGAGTTGCGATTGTGGACTTGCCAGCGACTGGTTCGAACTCCATGGCCGGGCAGGCACCACGGCCGGCAGAAGCTGTGCCATGGCGGCTGCGCAATTGCTGGGGAGCCATTGA
- the pvdQ gene encoding bifunctional acylase PvdQ has translation MTILSRRLTGLAFAGVFLGFSVSAYAFSPSSSAETGTEIRRTGFGVPHIRAQDERGLGFGIGYAYAQDNLCLLANEIVTVNGLRSRYFGPDQVTVEARPNRVSDVFFTWLNPPEAVNTFWQAQPAQVRDLVEGYAAGYNHYLAERRQQGLPQQCQGEWVRDITSADLVKLTRRLLVEGGVGQFAEALAGATPPQATAQRVQDAQAFQLADTRQQRFALDRGSNALAVGSERSFNGRGMLLANPHFPWVGAMRFYQMHLTIPGKLDVMGAALPGLPMINIGFNQHLAWTHTVDSSKHFTLYRLQLDPKDPTRYLLDGKSLPMSKQTVTVQVKQADGQVVPVAHDIYSSQFGPVVQWPGKLDWNNQFAYSLRDANLDNDRVLTQWYAMNQASSLEQLQDSVHKIQGIPWVNTLAVDDKGQTLYMNLSVVPNVNAEKLAKCSDPRAGTQMILLDGSNSACAWDVDPQAAQKGIYASSQLPQLLRKDFIQHSNDSAWLVNPAQPLTGFSPLISQDGQPLGMRSRFALDRLGSLSKKGPLGVKDLQQMVMDDKVYLAAQVVPDLLKFCAADLGADARTLKPVCTSLKEWDGRANLDSGLGLVHFQNIMQAMQHSADIWRVAFDPKDAQHTPRGLAVEQPAVAQSLREAMLASVAATNKMGLKPQTRWGDIQVVSSGGQQTPIHGGPGQLGIYNAIQSVPREDGKLEVVSGTSYLQVVTFDEKGPHAQGLLAFSLSSDPASKYSRDQTEAFSKKQWSVLPFTEQQIKADPQYQVQTIRETLDKAGKVAAQ, from the coding sequence GTGACCATTCTTTCCAGACGATTGACCGGACTGGCCTTCGCCGGTGTGTTTCTTGGATTCAGCGTGTCGGCCTATGCCTTCAGCCCGAGTTCATCGGCCGAGACCGGTACCGAAATCCGTCGTACCGGTTTTGGCGTACCGCATATCCGCGCCCAGGATGAGCGAGGCCTGGGCTTTGGCATCGGGTATGCCTATGCACAGGACAATCTCTGCCTGTTGGCCAACGAGATCGTCACGGTCAACGGCCTGCGTTCGCGCTATTTCGGCCCGGACCAGGTGACTGTCGAAGCACGCCCGAACCGCGTCAGCGACGTCTTCTTCACTTGGCTCAATCCCCCCGAAGCAGTCAACACCTTCTGGCAGGCGCAACCGGCCCAGGTGCGTGATCTGGTCGAAGGTTACGCTGCCGGCTATAACCACTATCTCGCCGAGCGACGTCAGCAAGGCCTGCCGCAGCAATGTCAGGGTGAGTGGGTGCGCGATATCACCTCGGCAGACCTGGTCAAGTTGACCCGTCGACTGTTGGTTGAAGGTGGTGTCGGACAGTTCGCCGAAGCCTTGGCGGGCGCGACACCGCCGCAGGCGACTGCGCAGCGTGTCCAGGATGCACAGGCCTTTCAGCTGGCTGATACACGTCAGCAGCGATTTGCCCTCGATCGTGGCAGCAATGCCCTGGCGGTGGGCAGCGAGCGTTCTTTCAACGGTCGCGGCATGCTGCTGGCCAACCCGCATTTTCCGTGGGTCGGCGCCATGCGTTTCTATCAGATGCATCTGACCATTCCCGGCAAGCTGGATGTCATGGGCGCAGCCTTGCCGGGCCTGCCAATGATCAATATCGGTTTTAACCAGCATCTGGCCTGGACCCACACGGTCGATTCCTCGAAGCACTTCACGCTGTATCGTCTGCAACTGGACCCGAAAGATCCGACGCGTTATCTGCTCGACGGCAAATCGTTGCCGATGAGCAAACAGACGGTGACTGTCCAGGTCAAGCAGGCCGATGGCCAGGTAGTGCCCGTAGCGCACGATATTTACAGCTCGCAGTTCGGCCCGGTTGTGCAATGGCCCGGCAAGCTCGACTGGAATAATCAATTCGCTTACAGCCTGCGCGATGCCAACCTCGACAATGACCGCGTGCTGACGCAGTGGTATGCGATGAACCAGGCTTCCTCGCTTGAGCAACTGCAGGACTCGGTGCACAAGATCCAGGGCATCCCGTGGGTCAATACCCTCGCTGTGGATGACAAGGGCCAGACGCTGTACATGAATCTGTCGGTGGTGCCCAACGTCAACGCCGAGAAACTGGCCAAGTGCAGCGACCCGCGCGCCGGGACGCAGATGATTCTGCTCGACGGTTCCAACAGCGCCTGCGCTTGGGACGTCGACCCGCAAGCTGCACAGAAGGGCATTTATGCGTCCAGCCAACTGCCGCAACTGTTGCGCAAGGATTTTATCCAGCACTCCAATGATTCCGCGTGGCTGGTCAACCCGGCACAGCCGCTCACCGGCTTCTCGCCACTGATCAGTCAGGACGGTCAACCGTTGGGCATGCGTTCGCGGTTTGCGCTGGATCGCCTGGGCAGCCTGAGTAAAAAAGGTCCGCTGGGAGTGAAGGACCTGCAGCAGATGGTCATGGACGATAAGGTGTATCTGGCGGCCCAGGTCGTACCGGATCTGCTGAAGTTCTGCGCCGCTGACCTTGGCGCCGATGCCAGGACTCTGAAACCGGTCTGCACCAGCCTGAAGGAATGGGACGGTCGCGCCAATCTGGACTCGGGTCTGGGTCTGGTGCATTTCCAGAACATCATGCAGGCAATGCAACATTCAGCGGATATCTGGCGCGTCGCTTTCGATCCGAAAGACGCGCAACACACCCCGCGCGGTCTCGCGGTCGAGCAGCCGGCCGTGGCACAGTCGCTGCGAGAGGCGATGCTGGCTTCGGTCGCAGCGACGAACAAGATGGGCCTCAAACCGCAAACCCGCTGGGGCGATATCCAGGTGGTCAGCAGTGGCGGGCAACAGACACCGATTCATGGCGGGCCGGGTCAGCTGGGGATCTACAACGCCATCCAGAGCGTGCCCCGCGAGGACGGCAAGCTTGAGGTGGTCAGCGGTACCAGCTACCTGCAAGTGGTGACGTTCGATGAAAAAGGGCCGCACGCGCAGGGCCTGCTGGCGTTTTCGCTGTCGAGCGATCCGGCATCGAAGTATTCGCGGGATCAGACCGAGGCCTTTTCGAAGAAACAATGGAGTGTGTTGCCCTTCACCGAGCAGCAGATCAAGGCCGATCCGCAGTATCAGGTGCAGACCATTCGCGAGACGCTGGACAAGGCGGGGAAAGTAGCCGCGCAGTGA
- a CDS encoding YqaA family protein codes for MGAAYFGLFFAAFGAATLLPLQSEAVLVGLIVSERYWLWGLLAVATLGNVLGSLVNWWLGRGLERFQDRRWFPVSPAHMARARKHYERYGHWSLLLSWLPIIGDPLTLIAGVMREPLGRFLVIVTLAKGARYGVLAMLTLGWLG; via the coding sequence ATCGGCGCCGCTTACTTCGGGCTGTTCTTTGCCGCGTTCGGTGCAGCGACCCTGCTGCCGCTGCAGTCCGAGGCAGTGCTGGTCGGTTTGATCGTCAGCGAGCGCTACTGGCTGTGGGGTCTGCTCGCGGTGGCAACGCTGGGCAATGTGCTCGGCTCGCTGGTCAACTGGTGGCTGGGCCGTGGCCTCGAGCGCTTTCAGGATCGACGCTGGTTTCCGGTCAGCCCCGCGCACATGGCCAGGGCGCGCAAACACTATGAGCGCTACGGACATTGGTCGTTGCTGCTGAGCTGGTTGCCGATCATTGGCGACCCGCTGACGCTGATTGCCGGCGTCATGCGCGAACCGCTCGGGCGCTTTCTGGTAATTGTCACTCTGGCCAAAGGTGCCCGTTATGGCGTGCTGGCCATGCTGACCCTGGGCTGGCTGGGTTGA
- a CDS encoding DUF411 domain-containing protein, with product MRTHLRLVALSALFISSLAQAADLIPIEVHRDANCGCCKKWISHLEANGFKVEDHVESDMSSFKQQHGVPPRLASCHTAIINGKFVEGHVPAEQVLALSKRDDLLGVAAPGMPMGSPGMEMDGMSDAYQVIGLKKDGADVVVADYPAH from the coding sequence ATGCGAACCCATCTGCGTCTGGTCGCCTTGAGCGCCCTGTTCATCTCCTCCCTGGCCCAGGCCGCCGATCTGATCCCGATCGAAGTCCATCGTGACGCCAATTGCGGCTGCTGCAAAAAATGGATCAGCCACCTCGAAGCCAACGGCTTCAAAGTCGAAGATCACGTCGAAAGCGACATGAGCAGCTTCAAGCAACAACATGGCGTTCCCCCGCGCCTGGCCTCGTGCCACACCGCAATCATCAACGGCAAATTCGTCGAAGGCCACGTGCCGGCGGAGCAGGTCTTGGCCCTGAGCAAGCGTGACGATCTGCTCGGCGTCGCCGCACCGGGCATGCCGATGGGCTCGCCGGGCATGGAAATGGACGGCATGAGCGATGCCTATCAGGTCATCGGCCTGAAGAAGGATGGCGCTGACGTCGTCGTGGCGGATTACCCGGCCCATTGA